One window from the genome of Castellaniella sp. MT123 encodes:
- a CDS encoding chlorite dismutase family protein codes for MQEQFTSQFAIKFTSQWNPLGKSEKSAAVDAAVAIFEKYQDRVGLRGTYVVQGFQGHTDILFWMFGDHVEDIQDLQLEIRRSPLGAYIDTPHAFIGITKPFEFSEHPTSFAVGMTPRKFLCFYPFIRTPEYYLLPAWERRAVIGDHGQIGHEFVPDILTNGVYGFGLGDYEWLLTFETNDLSRLVDCVRKLRESKSRLYMQDEHPFIVGRHFDLRDALMQYV; via the coding sequence ATGCAGGAACAGTTCACATCACAATTCGCCATCAAGTTCACATCACAATGGAATCCGCTGGGCAAGTCTGAAAAATCGGCCGCCGTGGACGCGGCGGTCGCCATCTTCGAGAAATACCAGGATCGGGTCGGCCTGCGCGGCACTTACGTGGTGCAGGGCTTTCAGGGCCATACCGACATCCTGTTCTGGATGTTCGGCGACCACGTCGAGGACATTCAGGATCTTCAACTGGAAATACGCCGGTCGCCGCTGGGCGCCTATATCGACACGCCGCATGCGTTCATCGGGATCACCAAGCCCTTCGAGTTTTCCGAACATCCGACGTCCTTTGCCGTCGGCATGACGCCCAGGAAATTCCTGTGCTTTTACCCGTTTATCAGGACGCCGGAATACTATCTGCTGCCAGCCTGGGAACGGCGCGCCGTCATCGGGGATCATGGGCAGATCGGCCACGAGTTCGTGCCGGATATCCTGACCAATGGCGTGTACGGTTTCGGTCTTGGGGATTACGAATGGCTGTTAACCTTCGAGACGAACGACCTCAGCCGTCTGGTGGATTGCGTCCGCAAGCTTCGGGAATCCAAGTCCAGACTGTACATGCAGGACGAGCATCCGTTCATCGTCGGGCGCCATTTCGACCTGCGGGATGCCCTGATGCAATATGTGTGA
- a CDS encoding DinB family protein, producing the protein MLITHLGKARLGLLASFEAWTDEQLNQRQDARGWSAAQILHHIATVEQGLAADILGSLESRGGKVPELSPDALSPAIEQFDGDEPPRIEFLTKSALIQQLEESRFRHLQRVFNETHERELAERSAPHPLYGRISLKNLVDLVWLHDRHGIQRIDGIRAACDPSGEPARSIQDIS; encoded by the coding sequence ATGTTGATCACCCATCTCGGCAAGGCGAGGCTCGGGCTTCTGGCCAGCTTCGAGGCCTGGACCGACGAGCAGTTGAACCAGCGCCAGGACGCGCGGGGCTGGAGCGCCGCGCAGATACTTCACCACATTGCCACAGTCGAGCAAGGGCTGGCGGCGGATATTCTGGGCTCGCTGGAGTCCCGGGGCGGGAAAGTCCCGGAATTGAGCCCCGACGCGTTGTCTCCGGCGATCGAGCAATTCGACGGCGACGAGCCGCCCCGGATCGAGTTTCTGACCAAATCGGCATTGATCCAGCAGCTGGAGGAGTCCAGATTCCGGCATCTGCAGCGAGTCTTCAATGAAACGCACGAACGCGAACTTGCCGAGAGGTCCGCGCCGCACCCCCTGTACGGCCGGATCAGCCTGAAAAACCTGGTGGATCTGGTGTGGCTGCATGACCGGCACGGCATCCAGCGCATCGACGGCATCCGGGCGGCATGCGATCCATCCGGGGAACCCGCGCGTTCGATCCAGGATATATCATGA